A single region of the Thermoleophilum album genome encodes:
- a CDS encoding phosphoribosylanthranilate isomerase translates to MTRVKVCGLTDPDQALACADLGVWAVGVVLWPQSPRACSVEAAEAIGQLLKRRAEVVGVFVDQPLDEIVWLADRCLLTAVQLHGHEGPAFCAEVARRTGCKVVKAVRVRDAASVRSLQPYHVDYHLLDAYVPGTPGGTGATFNWELARMHDHGVPVILAGGLNPDNVAAAIAAVRPFAVDVSSGVERRPGDKDLARVRELVAAVAAADHELAHESEVPATRSQTSAAPRRHGRSLLAGAKAGRR, encoded by the coding sequence GTGACGAGGGTCAAGGTCTGTGGCCTCACCGATCCCGACCAGGCGCTCGCCTGCGCCGATCTCGGCGTGTGGGCGGTGGGGGTCGTGCTCTGGCCGCAGAGCCCGCGCGCCTGCAGCGTCGAAGCGGCGGAGGCGATCGGCCAGCTGCTCAAGCGACGCGCCGAGGTGGTGGGCGTTTTCGTCGACCAGCCGCTCGACGAGATCGTTTGGCTCGCCGATCGTTGCCTGCTCACCGCTGTGCAGCTCCACGGCCACGAGGGTCCGGCGTTCTGCGCCGAGGTGGCACGGCGCACCGGTTGCAAGGTCGTGAAGGCGGTGCGCGTACGTGACGCGGCGAGCGTTCGCTCGCTGCAGCCCTACCACGTCGACTACCACCTGCTCGACGCCTACGTCCCCGGCACACCCGGCGGCACCGGCGCGACGTTCAACTGGGAGCTTGCCCGGATGCACGACCACGGCGTGCCGGTGATCCTTGCTGGCGGCTTGAACCCCGACAACGTGGCCGCCGCGATCGCCGCCGTGCGTCCCTTCGCGGTCGATGTCTCGTCGGGTGTCGAGCGGCGCCCCGGCGACAAGGATCTGGCCCGGGTGCGGGAGCTCGTGGCCGCGGTCGCTGCCGCCGACCACGAGCTCGCGCACGAGTCCGAGGTGCCCGCGACGAGGTCGCAAACCAGCGCCGCCCCGCGCCGCCACGGGCGCTCGCTGCTGGCCGGCGCGAAAGCGGGGCGCCGGTGA
- the trpC gene encoding indole-3-glycerol phosphate synthase TrpC, producing MRLDALIAATRESLARRREELPLRELERLVELDRGGRPFAEALARPGTSVIAEYKRRSPSAGTIRDDLDVADVVSAYERGGAAAISVLTEERHFGGSLADLRAARAATDLPILRKDFTIDPYQVYEAKAVGADAVLLVVAALRDRELGRLLSLAAELDLDALVEVANEDDLERALAVDADVIGINNRDLTDFTVDIRRTFDLLPSIPAGKIVVSESGIETRAQIEELEQIGVDAVLVGTALMRAPDLEAAVRELTRSGEPSQA from the coding sequence GTGCGGCTCGACGCGCTGATCGCCGCCACGCGCGAGTCGCTCGCGCGCCGTCGCGAGGAGCTACCGCTGCGCGAGCTCGAGCGTCTCGTCGAGCTCGATCGCGGTGGCCGCCCGTTCGCCGAGGCGCTGGCCCGCCCGGGCACCTCGGTCATCGCCGAGTACAAGCGCCGGTCGCCTTCGGCCGGCACGATCCGCGACGACCTCGATGTGGCCGACGTCGTCAGCGCCTACGAGCGCGGCGGCGCCGCTGCTATCTCGGTGCTCACGGAGGAGCGCCACTTCGGCGGCTCGCTCGCCGACCTGCGTGCGGCGCGGGCGGCGACCGACCTGCCGATCCTGCGCAAGGACTTCACGATCGACCCGTACCAGGTTTACGAGGCGAAGGCGGTCGGTGCCGACGCCGTGCTACTGGTCGTGGCGGCGCTGCGCGACCGCGAGCTCGGGCGGCTACTTAGCCTCGCCGCGGAGCTCGATCTGGACGCGCTCGTCGAGGTGGCTAACGAGGACGATCTCGAGCGCGCGCTGGCCGTCGACGCCGATGTCATCGGCATCAACAATCGCGATCTGACCGACTTCACCGTCGACATCCGTCGCACGTTCGACCTCTTGCCGAGCATCCCGGCGGGCAAGATCGTGGTCTCCGAGTCGGGCATCGAGACGCGCGCCCAGATCGAGGAGCTCGAACAGATCGGGGTCGATGCAGTGCTCGTCGGCACCGCTCTGATGCGCGCCCCCGATCTCGAGGCGGCGGTGCGGGAGCTCACCCGTTCCGGCGAGCCCAGCCAGGCGTAA
- the trpB gene encoding tryptophan synthase subunit beta: MPPRRFGPYGGRYVPETLIPALDELERAWAKLRDEPSFRSELGDLLRDYAGRPTPLYHARRLSQSTGGEIYLKREDLLHTGAHKINNALGQALLALRMGKRRVIAETGAGQHGVACATACALLGLECVVYMGSEDIRRQRPNVERMQLLGAQVKPVEAGARTLKEAVSAAIRDWVTNVETTHYVIGSAVGPAPYPALVRDLQRVIGEEARAQMLERLGRLPDRVVACVGGGSNAIGTFAAFLDDDTVELVGVEAAGEGIASGRHSAPLTTGARGVLHGAFEAVLHDEWGQVLEAHSVSAGLDYPGSGPEHAYLRDTGRVRYVAVDDAAALRAFRAVSRAEGIIPALEPAHALAYVLYEDPAPGAVTLVTLSGRGDKDLATVLALGDEEGTGADGSVSQANRPAGAASSQGPLADAGAASRADATES, from the coding sequence CTGCCGCCACGGCGGTTCGGCCCCTATGGCGGGCGCTACGTGCCCGAAACCTTGATCCCCGCGCTCGACGAGCTCGAGCGGGCGTGGGCCAAGTTGCGTGACGAGCCGTCCTTTCGCTCCGAGCTCGGCGACCTACTGCGCGACTACGCCGGCCGGCCGACACCGCTCTACCACGCGCGCAGGCTGTCGCAGTCGACCGGTGGCGAGATCTACCTGAAGCGCGAGGACCTGCTCCACACCGGTGCGCACAAGATCAACAACGCTCTCGGCCAGGCGCTGCTCGCGCTGCGGATGGGAAAGCGGCGCGTGATCGCCGAAACGGGGGCCGGTCAGCACGGAGTGGCGTGCGCTACCGCATGCGCGCTGCTCGGCCTCGAGTGCGTCGTCTACATGGGCAGCGAGGACATCCGCCGCCAGCGACCGAACGTCGAACGCATGCAGCTTCTGGGGGCGCAGGTGAAGCCGGTCGAGGCGGGCGCTCGCACGCTCAAGGAGGCGGTTAGCGCGGCGATCCGCGACTGGGTCACTAACGTGGAGACGACCCACTACGTGATCGGCTCGGCGGTGGGTCCGGCCCCATATCCCGCGCTCGTGCGCGACCTGCAGCGCGTGATCGGAGAGGAAGCGCGCGCGCAGATGCTCGAGCGGCTCGGGAGGCTGCCGGACCGTGTCGTCGCTTGCGTGGGCGGTGGCTCCAACGCGATCGGCACGTTCGCTGCTTTCCTCGACGACGACACGGTCGAGCTGGTCGGTGTCGAGGCGGCAGGGGAGGGGATCGCGAGCGGTCGCCACTCGGCACCGCTCACAACCGGCGCGCGCGGCGTGCTGCACGGCGCTTTCGAGGCCGTGCTGCACGACGAATGGGGCCAGGTGCTCGAGGCGCACTCGGTATCGGCGGGGCTCGACTACCCAGGCTCCGGTCCCGAGCACGCGTACCTGCGCGACACGGGTCGGGTGCGCTACGTCGCTGTCGATGACGCGGCCGCGCTGCGCGCGTTCCGCGCGGTCTCGCGCGCCGAGGGCATCATCCCGGCGCTCGAACCCGCCCACGCCCTCGCGTACGTGCTCTACGAAGATCCCGCGCCCGGTGCGGTCACGCTGGTGACGTTGTCGGGGCGGGGTGACAAGGACCTGGCGACCGTGCTGGCGCTGGGCGACGAAGAGGGCACGGGCGCCGACGGCTCTGTGTCGCAAGCGAACCGCCCGGCTGGCGCGGCGTCTAGCCAGGGGCCCCTAGCCGACGCAGGCGCCGCGTCCCGAGCCGACGCGACGGAGAGCTAG
- a CDS encoding ester cyclase, with translation MSDEGLQEDATTTSPAAICAKGYFDALSRRDPDAMIAHWAPDGIDDIVPLRVLRGHDEIRSFFSGLFAAMPDLETHVRRIVADESRAAVEWRMRGTFSGSPFERIAPTGQTLELRGIDLLEVKGALIVRNVAYYDGAAFARQLGMLPAPDSPAERALKSAFNAYVKVRRDIVGRIGGSR, from the coding sequence ATGAGCGACGAAGGCCTGCAGGAGGACGCGACCACAACGAGCCCTGCCGCGATCTGCGCGAAGGGGTACTTCGATGCTCTTTCGCGTCGCGATCCCGACGCGATGATCGCGCACTGGGCCCCGGACGGTATCGACGACATCGTGCCGTTGCGGGTGCTTCGCGGTCACGACGAGATCCGCTCCTTTTTCAGCGGTCTGTTTGCGGCTATGCCCGATCTGGAGACACATGTGCGGCGCATCGTCGCCGACGAGTCACGGGCTGCCGTCGAGTGGCGGATGCGAGGCACGTTCAGCGGTAGCCCGTTCGAGCGCATCGCGCCTACCGGTCAGACACTCGAGCTGCGCGGCATCGACCTGCTCGAGGTCAAGGGAGCGCTCATCGTCCGCAACGTTGCGTACTACGATGGCGCGGCCTTCGCCCGACAGCTGGGGATGCTGCCAGCACCCGACTCCCCGGCCGAGCGGGCGCTCAAGAGTGCGTTCAACGCGTACGTCAAAGTGCGCAGGGACATAGTCGGAAGAATCGGAGGGTCGCGCTGA
- the trpD gene encoding anthranilate phosphoribosyltransferase — protein MPNPLLTEVIERLARRENLPPEEARAALGEIMAGRASDAQTAAFLIALRTKGETVDEIVGLAEAMRERALPVTLPDGVVAIDTAGTGGGRPTFNVSTTAALIAAAAGVTVAKHGNRSATSRSGSADLLEALGACIELPPELIARTIAETGFGFMFAPLHHAATRHVVPVRRELAVRTIFNFLGPLTNPAGVRRQVIGVADKAFLEPLAAALARLGCEHCLVVASADGLDEISASAPTAYVEVRDGETRSGTIDPATFGIEPIAVDRVRAGDPGENAAITRAILAGERIPERTIAVINAAAALYVAGAVGTLREGAERAAAAVDSGAAAELLERWVQMTRELAPVGAG, from the coding sequence GTGCCTAATCCCCTGCTGACCGAGGTCATAGAGCGGCTAGCCCGGCGCGAGAACTTGCCGCCCGAGGAGGCGCGCGCGGCGCTCGGCGAGATCATGGCTGGACGGGCTTCCGACGCCCAGACGGCCGCGTTCCTGATCGCTCTGCGCACGAAGGGCGAGACCGTCGACGAGATCGTCGGGCTCGCTGAGGCGATGCGCGAGCGCGCGCTACCCGTGACGCTCCCGGACGGCGTGGTGGCGATCGACACCGCCGGCACCGGCGGCGGTCGGCCCACCTTTAACGTTTCGACGACCGCAGCGCTGATCGCGGCGGCAGCAGGCGTGACCGTCGCCAAGCACGGCAACCGCTCGGCCACGAGTCGCTCCGGTTCGGCCGATCTGCTCGAGGCGCTCGGAGCGTGCATCGAGCTCCCTCCCGAGCTGATCGCGCGCACGATCGCCGAGACCGGGTTCGGCTTCATGTTCGCACCGCTCCACCACGCTGCCACCCGCCACGTCGTGCCCGTCCGGCGCGAGCTTGCGGTGCGGACGATTTTCAACTTCCTCGGTCCGCTCACCAACCCCGCGGGCGTGCGCCGGCAGGTGATCGGCGTCGCCGACAAGGCGTTCCTGGAACCGCTCGCAGCGGCGTTAGCGCGGCTCGGCTGCGAACACTGCCTCGTCGTCGCGAGCGCCGACGGCCTCGACGAGATCAGCGCCAGCGCCCCGACCGCCTACGTCGAGGTCCGCGACGGCGAGACGAGGAGCGGAACCATCGATCCCGCGACGTTCGGGATCGAGCCGATCGCCGTCGACCGTGTGCGCGCCGGCGACCCGGGCGAGAACGCCGCCATCACGCGCGCGATCCTCGCCGGCGAACGCATTCCCGAAAGGACGATCGCGGTGATAAACGCCGCCGCGGCGCTCTACGTCGCAGGAGCGGTGGGGACGTTGCGCGAGGGAGCCGAGCGTGCAGCCGCGGCTGTCGACAGCGGCGCCGCCGCCGAGCTCCTGGAGCGGTGGGTACAGATGACGCGCGAGCTCGCTCCGGTCGGCGCAGGCTAG
- the trpA gene encoding tryptophan synthase subunit alpha produces the protein MGREVDSPRPDGCERIAAAFRAAAGRAALMPYLLGGYPDLETSRACLVAAVEAGADLVELGIPFSDPLADGPVIHHAATLALERGVTPGDVLALATSVAERVPVVVMVYANVVFTRGPERFLDELRAAGVAGLIVPDLPFDEAAAVRAAADERGLALVPLCAPTTPDDRLRVLAAGARGFVYAVSLTGTTGERDALPPRLERFVARVRSLAPVPVAVGFGVSRPEQAARVAEIADGVIVGSRIVRAAGEGGADAVRTVVSELAAAVTAVRQTA, from the coding sequence GTGGGACGGGAAGTCGACAGCCCCCGTCCGGACGGGTGCGAACGGATCGCGGCCGCCTTCCGCGCCGCTGCCGGCCGAGCTGCGTTGATGCCCTATCTCCTTGGCGGCTACCCGGATCTCGAGACGTCGCGCGCCTGTCTTGTCGCCGCGGTCGAGGCCGGTGCCGACCTGGTCGAGCTCGGCATCCCGTTCTCCGACCCCCTCGCCGACGGACCGGTGATCCACCACGCCGCAACGCTCGCACTGGAGCGCGGCGTGACGCCCGGGGACGTGCTTGCGCTCGCGACGAGCGTGGCCGAGCGGGTGCCCGTGGTCGTGATGGTTTACGCCAATGTCGTGTTCACGCGTGGTCCCGAGCGGTTCCTCGACGAGCTGCGGGCAGCCGGCGTGGCCGGTCTGATCGTCCCGGATCTGCCGTTCGACGAGGCGGCGGCGGTGCGTGCCGCTGCCGACGAGCGCGGACTCGCGCTGGTTCCGCTCTGCGCTCCGACCACACCCGACGACCGCCTGCGTGTGCTGGCAGCCGGGGCGCGTGGCTTCGTCTATGCCGTGTCGCTGACCGGCACCACGGGCGAGCGCGATGCGCTGCCGCCGAGGCTCGAGCGCTTCGTGGCGCGCGTACGCTCCCTGGCGCCGGTTCCGGTAGCGGTCGGATTCGGTGTTTCGCGTCCCGAACAAGCGGCGCGCGTGGCCGAGATCGCCGACGGCGTGATCGTCGGCAGCCGCATCGTGCGGGCGGCGGGGGAGGGGGGCGCGGATGCTGTCCGCACCGTCGTGAGCGAACTTGCCGCTGCCGTCACGGCGGTGCGCCAAACCGCCTGA
- a CDS encoding S1C family serine protease — protein sequence MEEQNGGRKIAVGHLLSGVVGGLLAAAVVLLLGVAGVVDFGETRDVVRERTVVRGSGGSSLDVSAIYREAGPGVVYVEAQGGTDTSPFGLPSPNEEATGSGVVLDRDGNILTNWHVVEGARSIAVRFSENGELVPAELKGRDPSSDLAVVKVDPDRVGSKLVPLPLGNSARVKVGDPVVAIGNPFGLSRTVTTGIVSAVQRQIQAPNGFTIPNAIQTDAAINPGNSGGPLLDAEGRVIGINSQIVTGGSRGSVGIGFAVPIDLAKRLLPQLKEGGVVKRAYLGIEMTDLTSQLAEDLNLPVRSGALITTVVPRSPAARAGLRGGRTRLENGLRAGGDVIVEIDGRRVRSAEDVTAIIGERSPGDTVRIVYYRGRERRTTQVELGTRPARLATQTLQEQSPLP from the coding sequence ATGGAGGAACAGAACGGGGGTCGCAAGATCGCGGTGGGGCACCTGCTGTCCGGTGTGGTCGGCGGGCTGCTTGCCGCTGCCGTCGTGTTGCTGCTCGGCGTGGCGGGTGTCGTCGACTTCGGCGAGACGCGCGACGTCGTGCGCGAGCGCACCGTCGTGCGCGGCTCGGGCGGCAGTTCTCTCGACGTCAGCGCCATCTACCGCGAAGCCGGTCCGGGCGTGGTCTACGTCGAAGCCCAGGGCGGCACCGACACCTCCCCGTTCGGTCTGCCGTCGCCGAACGAGGAAGCCACAGGTTCGGGCGTCGTCCTCGACCGCGACGGCAACATCCTCACCAACTGGCACGTCGTCGAGGGTGCGCGCTCGATCGCTGTCCGCTTCAGCGAGAACGGCGAGCTGGTGCCCGCCGAGCTGAAAGGTCGCGACCCCTCGTCGGACCTCGCCGTCGTCAAGGTCGATCCCGACCGTGTCGGCAGCAAGCTTGTGCCGTTGCCGCTAGGCAACTCGGCGCGCGTGAAGGTCGGCGATCCGGTCGTCGCGATCGGTAACCCGTTCGGTCTTTCGCGCACCGTCACCACCGGCATCGTTTCGGCCGTGCAGCGACAGATCCAGGCGCCGAACGGGTTCACGATCCCCAACGCGATCCAGACCGACGCTGCCATCAACCCGGGCAACTCGGGCGGTCCACTGCTCGACGCCGAGGGTCGCGTGATCGGGATCAACTCGCAAATCGTCACCGGCGGCAGCCGCGGCTCCGTGGGGATCGGCTTCGCCGTGCCGATCGACCTCGCCAAACGCTTGCTTCCACAGCTCAAAGAAGGCGGTGTCGTGAAGCGCGCCTACCTCGGTATCGAGATGACCGATCTGACCTCGCAGCTGGCCGAGGACCTCAACCTGCCGGTGCGCAGCGGCGCCCTGATCACGACGGTCGTTCCCCGTTCGCCAGCGGCGCGGGCCGGCTTGCGAGGTGGCCGCACCAGGCTCGAGAACGGGTTGCGCGCCGGTGGCGACGTGATCGTCGAGATCGACGGTCGGCGCGTGCGTTCGGCCGAGGACGTCACAGCGATCATCGGCGAGCGCAGTCCCGGCGACACCGTGCGCATCGTCTACTACCGCGGCCGCGAGCGGCGCACGACCCAGGTCGAGCTGGGTACGCGTCCGGCGCGCCTCGCCACCCAGACGCTCCAGGAACAATCGCCGCTGCCTTGA
- a CDS encoding 6-phosphofructokinase, translating into MRIGVLTGGGDCPGLNAAIRAIVRRGVERHGHTLFGFRDGWRGVLENVHEELTIESTRGILPRGGTILGTSRTNPFKRDDGPERVRRTLAELELDGVVAIGGEDTLGAAERLWREHGVPVVGVPKTIDNDLSATDLTFGFDTAVSVATEAIDRLHTTAESHNRVMVVEVMGRHAGWIALHSGLAGGADVILIPERPFDIDEVCDLVRRRHARGRYFSIVVVAEGAQPREGTLVVREQGTDEFGHVRLGGISQILEREIEQRTGYETRSVVLGHTQRGGSPTAFDRVLATRFGIAAADAVAARRWGTMAALRGTAIELVPLADAVREPKLVPDDLYELAATFFG; encoded by the coding sequence ATGCGCATCGGAGTCCTTACCGGTGGTGGCGACTGTCCAGGTCTGAACGCGGCGATTCGGGCGATCGTGCGGCGAGGTGTCGAGCGGCACGGTCACACCCTCTTCGGGTTCCGCGACGGCTGGCGCGGTGTGCTGGAGAACGTTCACGAGGAGCTCACGATCGAGTCGACGCGAGGCATCCTGCCACGTGGCGGCACGATCCTCGGCACGTCGCGCACCAACCCCTTCAAGCGCGACGACGGTCCCGAGCGCGTCCGGCGCACGCTCGCCGAGCTCGAGCTCGACGGTGTCGTGGCGATCGGCGGCGAGGACACGCTCGGCGCCGCCGAGCGGCTCTGGCGCGAACACGGGGTCCCGGTCGTTGGCGTCCCGAAGACGATCGACAACGACCTCAGCGCGACGGACCTCACCTTCGGGTTCGACACAGCGGTTTCGGTCGCGACCGAGGCGATCGACCGTCTTCACACCACTGCCGAATCGCACAACCGCGTGATGGTCGTTGAAGTCATGGGGCGCCACGCCGGTTGGATTGCTCTGCACTCCGGGCTGGCCGGCGGTGCCGACGTGATCCTGATCCCCGAGCGCCCGTTCGACATCGACGAGGTGTGCGACCTCGTGCGCCGGCGGCACGCCCGCGGCCGCTACTTCTCGATCGTCGTCGTCGCCGAGGGGGCGCAACCGCGCGAAGGGACGCTGGTAGTGCGCGAACAGGGCACCGACGAGTTCGGGCACGTGCGCCTCGGTGGCATCAGCCAGATCCTGGAGCGCGAGATTGAGCAGAGAACGGGCTACGAGACCCGCTCCGTCGTGCTCGGCCACACGCAGCGCGGTGGCTCCCCGACGGCGTTCGACCGCGTGCTAGCGACACGGTTCGGGATCGCGGCTGCCGACGCTGTCGCTGCGCGCCGCTGGGGCACGATGGCGGCACTGCGCGGCACCGCGATCGAACTCGTGCCGCTCGCCGACGCGGTGCGCGAACCGAAGCTCGTGCCGGACGACCTCTACGAGCTCGCCGCGACCTTCTTCGGTTGA